The Musa acuminata AAA Group cultivar baxijiao chromosome BXJ2-2, Cavendish_Baxijiao_AAA, whole genome shotgun sequence genome has a segment encoding these proteins:
- the LOC135606226 gene encoding uncharacterized protein LOC135606226 isoform X2 — MAQRQVHVPVFSNQDDASEDVLYTRRSRLAVKNRVPKVSAKYSEAYAHDGQAPVKEKGFSSDGTTRKIRKKRRKQGYGNYPEGDVIVPPFADWEMNPESAEKYTDVFQVIGDSRKSPGTPIKLSIESDTHKKDPNECKGCRCLSWIFKCKSCW; from the exons ATGGCG CAACGGCAAGTTCATGTACCTGTATTCAGCAACCAGGATGATGCTTCAGAGGATGTCCTTTACACACGACGTTCCCGACTAGCTGTAAAGAATAGAGTTCCGAAAGTTTCTGCAAAATACTCAGAAGCTTATGCTCATGATGGACAAGCACCAGTTAAG GAAAAAGGGTTTTCATCGGATGGCACGACAAGAAAAATTAGAAAGAAGCGTCGAAAACAAGGCTATGGAAATTAT CCCGAGGGGGATGTTATAGTGCCACCATTTGCGGATTGGGAGATGAATCCAGAATCTGCCGAGAAGTATACTGATGTTTTCCAAGTCATAGGTGATAGTCGGAAGTCTCCTGGTACTCCCATAAAATTGTCTATCGAGTCGGACACACACAAGAAAGATCCCAACGAATGCAAG GGGTGTAGGTGCCTGAGCTGGATTTTCAAGTGCAAGTCTTGCTGGTGA
- the LOC135606226 gene encoding uncharacterized protein LOC135606226 isoform X1 yields the protein MAQRQVHVPVFSNQDDASEDVLYTRRSRLAVKNRVPKVSAKYSEAYAHDGQAPVKVSLNIEASKPSEVPGFQEMKPARKNDGIRQIATPPVHNQDAAHRHTKDAANPQHENETKLAVKDVNTSSQEKGFSSDGTTRKIRKKRRKQGYGNYPEGDVIVPPFADWEMNPESAEKYTDVFQVIGDSRKSPGTPIKLSIESDTHKKDPNECKGCRCLSWIFKCKSCW from the exons ATGGCG CAACGGCAAGTTCATGTACCTGTATTCAGCAACCAGGATGATGCTTCAGAGGATGTCCTTTACACACGACGTTCCCGACTAGCTGTAAAGAATAGAGTTCCGAAAGTTTCTGCAAAATACTCAGAAGCTTATGCTCATGATGGACAAGCACCAGTTAAGGTAAGTCTCAACATTGAGGCCTCTAAACCTTCAGAGGTCCCCGGTTTTCAGGAAATGAAACCAGCAAGGAAAAATGATGGTATTCGTCAAATTGCCACACCTCCTGTCCATAATCAGGATGCGGCACATAGACACACCAAAGATGCAGCTAATCCGCAACATGAGAATGAAACAAAACTTGCCGTAAAAGATGTAAATACTTCTTCACAGGAAAAAGGGTTTTCATCGGATGGCACGACAAGAAAAATTAGAAAGAAGCGTCGAAAACAAGGCTATGGAAATTAT CCCGAGGGGGATGTTATAGTGCCACCATTTGCGGATTGGGAGATGAATCCAGAATCTGCCGAGAAGTATACTGATGTTTTCCAAGTCATAGGTGATAGTCGGAAGTCTCCTGGTACTCCCATAAAATTGTCTATCGAGTCGGACACACACAAGAAAGATCCCAACGAATGCAAG GGGTGTAGGTGCCTGAGCTGGATTTTCAAGTGCAAGTCTTGCTGGTGA
- the LOC135606227 gene encoding transcription factor bHLH77-like — MSFSARLYHPEMEKEAFWGLNWQSTDPKVPPELNSGTAAAALLPQRLLSLNWNQPMSCDAGFESALSSAVVGQTGSICNSGEISPSSRRRGASNSCYSSPLNSPPKLNGRGALPMPINPMPGAHSVPFAAEPWFADGAAMLSNYGGGSSAGFPGQFGLPVIPANLSRVSSSKSLKTGTGSGMGAPEKGSDAGMLGPARMEMEMMSKLGGSSTPADSEPGNGQEESSVSSLRGVTDSNARKRKAAAKGKGKEASLSYAATDPFTMTEEENSDAKRSKPAEANGTMKTEQNGDPGRKQPPEPPKDYIHVRARRGQATDAHSLAERVRREKISKRMKFLQDLVPGCNKVTGKAVMLDEIINYVQSLQRQVEFLSMKLATLNPQLDDMESILSKDMFQARGLMPQPVYPSEMTNAAVSNVHQPQATPGQSIVTSLLEAQFSLNPLESSLHQSQSLQLVPLDGFTVASSQLGEFWEDDLQSVAQVGYGRDQKPAFSSQSYPGHMKIEL, encoded by the exons ATGAGCTTTTCGGCTCGATTGTACCATCCGGAAATGGAAAAGGAGGCGTTCTGGGGCCTAAACTGGCAGTCCACCGACCCCAAGGTGCCGCCGGAGTTGAATTCCGGCACTGCCGCCGCTGCCCTGCTGCCGCAGCGCCTCCTCAGCCTCAATTGGAACCAGCCGATGAGCTGCGACGCTGGTTTCGAGTCGGCCCTCAGCTCCGCCGTCGTCGGCCAGACTGGGAGCATCTGCAACTCTGGCGAAATCTCGCCGAGTTCTCGGCGCCGTGGCGCCAGCAATTCTTGTTACAGCTCGCCTCTGAATTCCCCTCCAAAGCTCAACGGCAGAGGAGCGCTCCCGATGCCGATAAATCCAATGCCGGGCGCCCATTCCGTGCCGTTCGCCGCCGAACCGTGGTTTGCGGATGGGGCCGCGATGCTGTCTAACTACGGAGGCGGGAGCTCCGCGGGTTTCCCGGGCCAGTTCGGGCTCCCGGTGATCCCTGCCAATCTTTCGAGGGTTTCGAGTAGCAAGTCTCTGAAGACGGGCACTGGATCTGGCATGGGAGCTCCGGAGAAAGGGAGCGATGCAGGGATGCTGGGCCCTGCCCGAATGGAGATGGAGATGATGTCTAAGCTCGGTGGATCTTCGACGCCGGCGGATTCGGAGCCCGGCAACGGGCAGGAGGAGTCATCGGTGTCGTCCTTGCGAGGCGTCACGGACAGCAATGCCAGGAAAAGGAAGGCAGCTGCAAAAGGGAAAGGAAAGGAGGCATCTTTATCTTATGCTGCCACCGACCCGTTTACT ATGACAGAGGAGGAGAACTCCGATGCAAAGAGATCGAAACCGGCCGAAGCAAATGGTACGATGAAGACTGAGCAGAATGGAGATCCTGGCCGGAAACAGCCACCGGAGCCTCCGAAGGACTATATCCACGTAAGGGCGAGAAGAGGACAAGCCACCGATGCTCATAGCCTTGCCGAGAGG GTTAGAAGAGAAAAGATCAGTAAGAGGATGAAGTTCCTGCAAGATCTTGTGCCTGGTTGCAACAAG GTGACCGGCAAAGCTGTAATGCTTGATGAGATCATAAATTACGTGCAGTCGTTGCAGCGGCAAGTCGAG TTCCTCTCCATGAAGCTGGCCACACTGAATCCCCAGCTAGACGACATGGAAAGTATCCTCTCAAAAGAT ATGTTTCAGGCACGCGGACTGATGCCGCAGCCAGTTTATCCGTCGGAGATGACGAACGCAGCGGTTTCAAATGTGCACCAGCCTCAGGCAACCCCTGGCCAGAGCATCGTGACTTCTCTCCTCGAAGCACAGTTCTCCTTAAATCCATTGGAATCCTCCTTGCACCAGTCTCAAAGTCTGCAACTGGTTCCCCTGGATGGATTCACAGTTGCTTCCTCTCAG CTCGGGGAATTTTGGGAGGATGACCTGCAGAGTGTCGCTCAGGTTGGGTATGGACGGGACCAAAAGCCTGCATTCTCCTCACAAAGCTACCCTG GTCACATGAAGATTGAACTCTGA
- the LOC103976784 gene encoding induced stolen tip protein TUB8 produces MASIEVETTTVIEVPIEAPAEAEAPPAPAVEAVVETEAAAAPVEEPEEEEASPAAAAEAESPAEEEVTPEPEEKPAEEPAAAEPEPAAAEPTEAAQPEAEPEAAAAPAAEDAAEPAVEDPKPVEDPPAAVEAEVEETATAE; encoded by the exons ATGGCTTCGATCGAG GTGGAAACGACTACGGTTATCGAGGTGCCGATAGAAGCCCCCGCAGAAGCCGAAGCGCCACCAGCGCCGGCCGTCGAGGCGGTGGTCGAGACGGAAGCCGCGGCAGCACCCGTAGAAGAGCCCGAGGAAGAAGAAGCATccccggcggcggcggcagaggCGGAGTCGCCAGCAGAAGAAGAAGTCACTCCGGAACCCGAAGAAAAGCCCGCCGAAGAGCCTGCAGCGGCTGAGCCCGAACCAGCAGCGGCCGAGCCCACCGAAGCAGCTCAGCCGGAGGCCGAGCCGGAGGCGGCGGCAGCTCCTGCCGCGGAGGATGCCGCTGAACCCGCCGTCGAAGATCCCAAGCCTGTGGAAGATCCACCTGCGGCCGTGGAGGCGGAGGTGGAGGAGACGGCTACGGCGGAGTAA
- the LOC103976783 gene encoding uncharacterized protein LOC103976783 yields MGRRRRIPAFGNWDYDDELPITQYFESAAQAGLIRDQCLSGDDKLCKPEAAPVKPVGYHSEVKKGGGKGEKQRRKQERGCGVTPQDSSQRRPGRAPKAVDEDLYKIPPELLYQKPKRVQKRFLRSPWPACLGLSCVT; encoded by the exons atggggaggaggaggaggattccgGCATTTGGGAACTGGGACTACGACGACGAGCTTCCCATCACCCAGTACTTCGAATCTGCAGCGCAGGCCGGGTTGATCCGAGACCAGTGTTTGAGTGGAGATGATAAGCTTTGTAAGCCGGAAGCTGCCCCGGTGAAACCAGTCGGCTACCACAGCGAG GTGAAGAAGGGAGGTGGGAAAGGGGAGAAGCAGCGGAGGAAGCAAGAGAGGGGGTGTGGCGTGACACCACAAGACAGCAGCCAAAGGAGGCCCGGAAGAGCTCCCAAGGCGGTGGACGAGGACCTGTACAAGATCCCACCTGAGCTCCTCTACCAGAAGCCAAAGAGG GTGCAGAAGAGGTTCCTGAGGAGTCCGTGGCCGGCATGTCTGGGACTCAGCTGCGTCACCTGA
- the LOC103976782 gene encoding uncharacterized protein LOC103976782 — MGDKAVVGVVDDMGENMQCVDHPYRSNPGGVCAFCLQEKLGNLVSSSKSTPFFSLQPAPSSSSASPTSFRSDAGVAVGGGVGFASGYSRAGSAGGGRGTKFPFLAASHSKNKKSGGGGGYGNGGRKVMASVATTTSNTDVSASARNDGGIVLSRSRSVAPRTGGGLVQGAGGGGGIRESAVADSPRKKSFWSFLYLSSASSTHTASSITNDNSSSSSNVNRRRSTSSSSVGRGDRDVSDKQQKQQDDPCTAGPMQGVNGVDEAESPCGSQSSSSFGRKVARSRSVGCGSRSFSGDFLERISTGFGDCTLRRVESHREAKPKAVLNLEHHDNDGEQLRPTVRERVSCGGLFGGFGMMSSFYWLSAATADDGFDDSSRIPAATRPTAAAAQGGGRTRSWGWALASPMRAFKPYSKSLNAVNNATASAAPATNFISSINGSNKMVNDGGSSSSKGHKLAANPSSLAVGS, encoded by the coding sequence atgggGGACAAAGCGGTGGTAGGAGTTGTGGACGACATGGGGGAGAACATGCAGTGCGTGGACCACCCTTACCGTAGCAACCCCGGAGGTGTCTGCGCCTTCTGCTTGCAGGAGAAGCTGGGCAACCTGGTTTCATCCTCCAAGTCCACCCCCTTCTTCTCCCTCCAGCCTGCCCCTTCCTCCTCATCGGCCTCGCCCACCTCCTTCCGCTCCGACGCCGGCGTCGCCGTTGGCGGAGGCGTCGGGTTTGCATCCGGCTACTCACGTGCCGGTTCGGCCGGTGGTGGACGTGGGACCAAGTTCCCCTTTCTGGCCGCCAGCCACAGCAAGAACAAgaagagcggcggcggcggcggctatgGCAACGGTGGAAGGAAGGTGATGGCTTCCGTCGCCACCACGACCAGCAACACGGACGTTTCTGCGTCGGCGCGCAACGACGGCGGTATCGTGTTGAGCCGAAGCAGGTCTGTGGCGCCGCGAACGGGTGGAGGCCTTGTGCAGGgtgctggtggtggtggcggcattCGGGAGTCAGCGGTGGCGGATAGCCCACGGAAGAAGAGCTTCTGGTCGTTTCTCTACCTCTCGTCCGCCTCTTCCACACACACCGCTTCTTCGATCACCAACGACaacagcagtagcagcagcaacgTCAACAGGCGGAGATCCACCTCATCCTCATCGGTTGGAAGAGGCGACAGGGACGTCAGCGACAAGCAGCAGAAGCAGCAAGACGACCCATGCACCGCCGGCCCTATGCAAGGCGTGAACGGCGTGGATGAGGCGGAGAGCCCGTGCGGCAGCCAGTCGTCGTCCTCGTTCGGTAGGAAGGTGGCCCGGTCCAGATCGGTGGGCTGCGGCAGCAGGAGCTTCTCGGGCGACTTCCTGGAGCGCATCTCCACCGGGTTCGGCGACTGTACTCTCCGGAGAGTCGAGTCCCATCGCGAGGCGAAGCCCAAGGCCGTCCTCAACCTGGAACATCACGACAACGACGGGGAGCAGCTGCGTCCGACGGTGAGGGAGCGGGTCAGTTGTGGAGGGCTCTTCGGTGGATTTGGGATGATGTCGTCCTTCTACTGGCTCTCGGCGGCCACGGCCGACGACGGCTTCGACGACAGCAGTAGGATCCCGGCGGCCACCAggcccaccgccgccgccgctcaaGGAGGAGGCCGGACGCGGAGCTGGGGGTGGGCCTTGGCGAGCCCAATGAGGGCGTTCAAGCCTtattctaaatcccttaacgccgTCAACAATGCTACTGCTTCTGCAGCGCCAGCCACCAACTTCATCTCCTCCATCAATGGCAGCAACAAAATGGTTAATGACGgtggtagcagcagcagcaaaggccACAAACTCGCTGCTAATCCATCATCTCTTGCCGTCGGAAGTTAG
- the LOC135584730 gene encoding casein kinase II subunit beta-1-like isoform X1 yields MLKTGSTPRDRAVRSNANPNPNLSTGSAIEPIPKTSLMVALSNAGSNRRPEGASSSMQLTSKEAKLKNSKPTPELSETGIEETDLSTSDEDASSWISWFCGLRGNEFLCEVDEDYIQDDFNLCGLQAQISYYDNALDMILDNDSFSGDIDGEENSEIEPAAELLYGLIHARYVVTTRGLNAMHEKYKKADFGRCPRVFCGGQPCLPVGISDIPHSGSVRIYCPKCDDVYFPRCKYQSDMDGAYIGTTFPHLYLMTYPSAKSATTVQHYVPKVYGFKLHKGSK; encoded by the exons ATGTTGAAGACGGGTTCCACTCCTCGCGACAGAGCCGTGAGATCCAacgctaaccctaaccctaacctcaGCACGGGCTCGGCAATCGAGCCGATCCCTAAGACTTCTTTAATGGTTGCTTTATCGAATGCCGGCAGCAATAGGCGGCCGGAGGGTGCCTCGTCCTCGATGCAGCTTACGAGCAAGGAGGCCAAGCTGAAGAACAGCAAGCCAACTCCAG AACTATCTGAAACTGGTATTGAAGAAACAGATCTTAGTACTTCGGATGAAGATGCTTCATCATGGATATCTTGGTTCTGTGGGTTGCGAGGTAATGAGTTCCTCTGTGAAGTTGATGAGGACTACATACAAGATGACTTCAACTTATGCGGGCTACAAGCACAGATCTCCTATTATGATAATGCCTTGGACATGATTTTGGACAATGACTCGTTTAGTG GTGACATTGATGGTGAAGAAAATAGTGAAATTGAACCTGCTGCAGAGTTACTATATGGTCTTATTCATGCCCGTTATGTTGTAACCACCAGAGGACTAAATGCAATG CATGAGAAGTACAAGAAAGCAGACTTTGGCCGCTGTCCTCGAGTCTTTTGTGGGGGACAGCCATGCTTGCCAGTGGGCATATCAGATATTCCCCACAGTGGATCTGTACGGATCTATTGCCCAAAATGTGATGACGTTTACTTTCCAAGATGCAAATACCAGAGTG ATATGGATGGTGCTTACATTGGCACAACATTTCCTCACCTTTATTTGATGACATATCCTTCAGCCAAATCTGCAACGACGGTCCAGCATTATGTGCCAAAGGTTTATGGATTCAAGTTGCATAAGGGCTCTAAATAA
- the LOC135584730 gene encoding casein kinase II subunit beta-1-like isoform X2, with product MQLTSKEAKLKNSKPTPELSETGIEETDLSTSDEDASSWISWFCGLRGNEFLCEVDEDYIQDDFNLCGLQAQISYYDNALDMILDNDSFSGDIDGEENSEIEPAAELLYGLIHARYVVTTRGLNAMHEKYKKADFGRCPRVFCGGQPCLPVGISDIPHSGSVRIYCPKCDDVYFPRCKYQSDMDGAYIGTTFPHLYLMTYPSAKSATTVQHYVPKVYGFKLHKGSK from the exons ATGCAGCTTACGAGCAAGGAGGCCAAGCTGAAGAACAGCAAGCCAACTCCAG AACTATCTGAAACTGGTATTGAAGAAACAGATCTTAGTACTTCGGATGAAGATGCTTCATCATGGATATCTTGGTTCTGTGGGTTGCGAGGTAATGAGTTCCTCTGTGAAGTTGATGAGGACTACATACAAGATGACTTCAACTTATGCGGGCTACAAGCACAGATCTCCTATTATGATAATGCCTTGGACATGATTTTGGACAATGACTCGTTTAGTG GTGACATTGATGGTGAAGAAAATAGTGAAATTGAACCTGCTGCAGAGTTACTATATGGTCTTATTCATGCCCGTTATGTTGTAACCACCAGAGGACTAAATGCAATG CATGAGAAGTACAAGAAAGCAGACTTTGGCCGCTGTCCTCGAGTCTTTTGTGGGGGACAGCCATGCTTGCCAGTGGGCATATCAGATATTCCCCACAGTGGATCTGTACGGATCTATTGCCCAAAATGTGATGACGTTTACTTTCCAAGATGCAAATACCAGAGTG ATATGGATGGTGCTTACATTGGCACAACATTTCCTCACCTTTATTTGATGACATATCCTTCAGCCAAATCTGCAACGACGGTCCAGCATTATGTGCCAAAGGTTTATGGATTCAAGTTGCATAAGGGCTCTAAATAA